The DNA window TGAAGAACTctcaccacagactctgaataGAGTATTCATCACATTGCAAAGCTGTTTGACAACAATATTACAAGTGCATGGGAAGAATGACTACAAGATCCCTCATATGAACAAGGACAGATTGCAAAGAACAGAGGGACTGCCTTTACAACTTCAGGTTGAAGAAGCTTTGGTGAGAGAGAGCTTGGAGTATCTAAAGCTGCCTGAAAACAACATTGGGGACACATATGACATAGGGCGGCTTAACCATGCTTTAGGGTACTAGACATAAGTTAGGGACTGGAGTTTACAGTGTAAGCACCAACATATGTTGGTGTTTAAGATGTAAACTCTTTTTTTGTGCATAGGCAGCATTTTTTGTTAATGCCATCAGAAAAGTTTCATCACATGGCATCAGCCTCCAAACCCTTTATAACATATAAACATGGACCAACATCACATTAAAatcagcctccaaaccatcaacATAGGGGTGACTCAAAATCACATAAACATGGACCAACATCACATTAAAatcagcctccaaaccatcaacATAGGGGTGGCTCAAAATCACATAAACATTGACCAATATTACATTAACATTGAGCAATGCACATAAGCATAGATTACATCAGAAAGCCTCCAAACCCTAAAAGGGGGTTGCTCTGAATTAGAAAGAAACTCACAAATCAGAAGATATCCTTCATGCAAGGAAACATGATTAATAGCATAGCTTTTTAATTGTCGGTGTACTCTCTATTTGGCTCAATCGCCGGCTGCATAGCTCCTTCCTCGATGTCATCCAAACCAAGACAAGGTGATTCGCTTTCCAGCAAATTCACAGAACGTGAAGGCAGATTGGTCCAAGATCCGTCAAAGGGGGCAAACGGAGCTTGAGTTTCAGATCCGTCGAGACCCTTACCCGGATCTTCAGTTTCAGATCCGGAGGTTAATGGGGACGGAGGTAGACTGTCAGAAACGTAGAAGCCCTCGGACGGAGGCTGAGTTTGAGAGCCATCGAAACACTTAACCGGCGATTCGATTTCAGATCCGACTTCAAATGGGGACGGATCTAGGGTTTCAGAACCGTAGAATCCCTCGGACGGAGCTTCAGTTTCAGATCCGTAAAGGACCAGATCGGGAGGTGTCGGCCCTTCAGCCCCGTCGTCGCCTATGAACGGTGGAACACCGTGAACCACCGACCGACGACAACTTGCGTCGTAATCTACCCAGTCCGACGGTGTTTCAGGCATGACGGTGCCCATCGCGTCGGAGGGAGGTGGACGGGGAGACTGATTGAGGCAGAGGGGGAAAGGATTCATGAGTGAGAGGGCATAcagtgagagagagagtcgaGAGTGCGTAAGATGAATCGAGAATTAGGGTTGACTGCAAACCCTAATGggtttgcaatttttttttaagtgtAAATAATGGCATTCTCAGTAAATTTGCTAAACATTAAGGGTGATTTTGATGTCCTAAAATGGTAAGTGGGTAGAGTGACTCTTATTGGGGGACATCCCgaaaaggaaattagcgactcttattcggggacggaggaagtataaaatTTCGTCATCCGATcctcgtcggaacatatgcaattgagatctggTTAGAATCCTTAtcaaattacctttaatttgatactccctccatctcacaataattgtcacttttattgtgggcacgagttttaataaatgtaatgaaaagttggttgaaaaagttagtggaacgttggaacctacttaccatttatggtaaaaatgaagtgtgacaattattgtgggacggaccgaaatggaaaatagTGATAATTATTATGGgcagatggagtatattttttacgaaaaaataatttaaatcgagagagttacgtagTGATTAATACAAACATATAttagaattgacattaatatccttaagtttatttaataatttttttagtttaaagatctcctaatctaataGCTTAAATTTAgtcttaatttgtgatttagttagcaattgattatAAGCATAGTATAAGACCATATATTGAGAAATTATGTATTCAATGCGATGCAGCTTAACAAAGCTTCATACACCAATAAATTGGGCTCAGGTCCATTTCTGATGAGAAAGAAGATGTGTAAATTCAGATATCAAGTTATGTCTCTCCCACCTCTTTGAATGCACAAGCACTATATAATTACGTCAaaagtactactatttaatatTGCAGCAAAAGtactatttaatattaaaactaatactacatTGCATAATTCAAAATCATGCAAACtaaactataaaataaaaatatatatccctccgtttttttaaaataaaaattctttttttattctattttctaaattagaaattcttattttagaaaatgaatCTCACCTTCCATTAATACTTATTAAGCTTAAGTAACTAATTTATTTAGTTTCTTTGTCATCATCTTgttctagattttaggaatcaTGTGCAGAGTGGTATAGACGTATAGTAATAGATTTAATATCAATTGTCCATTTTATATTAGTGGATTATATAGGAAGAGAGATAAAGAgtttttgggattttgttaAGCAATCTGCCTATAAATAAATTGTACTTGGAAGTTTCAATACACACTGATTGTTTTATAGATAAAGAgtttttgggattttgttaAGCAATCTGCCTATAAATAAATTGTACTTGGAAGTTTCAATACACACTGATTGTTTTATAAATTGTACTTGGAAGTTTCAATACACACTGATTGTTTTGTCAATAAAAGACGTCTGttattaaatatctcatttttttttcataccccaataaatgtctcatttcacttttactatatttagcAAGTAGATcgcacattccactaactcacctcactcacattttattataaaatcaatatatcaAAGTAGGACCTACATCCCACTgactttttctatatctttgttttacATATAGTCAAACAATTTCTCAAAATTCGAGGCGGTCGAAAATGGGACATTTATTTATGAACGAAGGGAATATGACTAAACCTATGGAACCAAATCTCAAGTTGAAGAAAGATAAAGGAAAGCCATTAACAGGTGCTATGAAGTTTCGACAACTTGTTGGGAGTTTAATTTACTTGACTATCACAAAGTAAATTTTTCATACTCATTGGAGTTGTTGCTCAATTTATACAAAACCCAATGATTCATCATTTAGATGCTGCAAGGGTATTTATGATATGTGAAAGGAACTTTAAGTCATAGGCTCATGTACTAGAGTAGTAATGAGTTCTTGTTGAGAGGGTTTGCTCCTGTATGAGAGTAGTAATGATTTCTTGTTGAGAGGGTTTGTAGATGCCGATTAGGATTTAGACCCCAAACCCTAAAATCCAAGGATTCATCATTTGGATGTTGCAAGAGTCTTTACGATATGTGAAAGGAACTTTAAGTCCTGGGCTCCTATACAAGTGTAGAATAACTTCTTGTAGAGTGGGTTTGTAGATGCCGATTTGGATGGAGACTCTAATGATTATCGGTCAACCTCAGGATACTGTATAGATATTGGACCAGCTGAAGTTTCGTGGTGATAAAAGAAGCAAGATATTGCAGCCTTGCCAAGTAGTGAAGAAGAATATGTTGCAACAACCGTGGCTGCACAAAAATGCATTTGGCTGAAGAGATTAATTGGAGATATACTGAACATAGCAGACTATTCTGTGCAAATCAAGTGTGACAATGAAAGTGCAATAAAGCTTGCTTTAAACCCACTTTTTTAATGCTCGAATGAAAGCATATTGAAGTCTGACATCATTTAATCTGTGAGAAAAATCTGAATCAAGAGATCGAGCAAGATGGAGTTTCCACCGGCGATCAAGTGGTTGATATTCTCACAAAGGCCTTGGCAACATCTAAGTTTGAACTTTTTCTTGCCTTATGTGTTTTTAATTGGAAGTTTGGACTAAGAAGAAGTGTCAAGATTAGGGCTAAACTTTATAAACCACTAACACATTTTATGTTAGTGGCtgatttattttgtttcatATTATCATTTTGTTCTAAATTTTAGAAATCATTGTGTGATTTAGCAATTGAATTAATTTCAGTAGCTTATTTTATATTAGGAAGAATGCTGGAGGGTTATTTTTAGGAATTTGTTGAGCAGTTTGTCTTTAAATAAGTTGTACTCATACTTTATCACACCTTGATTAGTGTTGGGTTTACAACGGAAGATCTATTTTAGATGATCGTTTGATTTACATCTACATATGTAGAGAAAGCTAGCATGCTCgaaaatcataaacatgatGAACACATGCATATAATTGATACATACAATCATGCAATTAAAcatataatttcataataaatcAATTAATGCAATAAGATACAAAGCGTACCATAGAATTTAGGACTGAATTCAATTACCACTTTAATTCTGTCGTTTGAACTTGatctcaaccacgaatcttctgaTCTGTTCACTTAACTCAGAATTGATCTTCATGTGGGCAAAGCTCGTCAGTTCCACAAGATCCATACAAGAATTGAAGACAGAAGAACTCATTAGGGATAAacctaattttcgaaaatctcaagagtgagagagagaggcgtgATTATGAGCTGACTACTTCTCAATGTTTTGGGCTTGTCCCCTTTTTATATTAGGTTGTTTGTTTGGCCAAATCAGAGATGTATGGATGATTGGACGTGGGCCACAATTTAGCTTACCAATTAAAtcaattcataatttaaaataagccaaaacttaaatattattttcatttactGAAGATATACTCTATTCGTCctaaaaaaatatgcactttagaTTCGACACGAGTTCTAATGAaaatttgataaagtaaaaataaggtagagagaaaaagtactccattaaagtattgttaatggagaactgatctcaccttattagagagaaaatagtttccaAATTAGAAAGTACGGGGGACGAACAAAATCATAATTTGGGACTTCTTCTTTAATTATATCATTTCCCGTATTGAAAAtagaaatatccattaattaatattcaagtCTGCTATATGACTTATACTATTAATTGAAAGAAAATTTCAAAGCGAAATAAAAATGTATTATCAAAAGTGGAagaaaactttaattttatatgcataaaaaataaattttatatgtataaaaattatcaataattttgttaaaaatataaTGGTTGGACACTAGAGTATTTATTCTACTAATCTACCCCTTGCTCGTTCTCCACCGCCACCGGTTGCCGCCGCAGTGATCGTCGTCTGCGTGATCGCCGCCGTCTGAATCTGATTTTCGCTTCTACCATCCTCAATAGCCGCCGCCCGCCGCCGCCGTCGCTATTGAAGGTTAATTTGCTTCCATCTTCCCCACTTCCTAAAGCCCTAAATGTGAGCCTTAATTAATTTTCATCTTCAAAGCACTACCGAACTTCACAAATATGCAGCTTGTGATTGATTTTCacatgatttatttattaatattttaatttcctaGAAGCTTCATTGTTGCTCCTTCATTGAATTTCAGAAAACGGAGGGAAGATGACTCCTGTCTCATCCAAGCTTTATGCAGGTCCTCTTTTCTTCTATCTGTGTATCAGGAAATCATTCGCATTGTTTATGAAGTATGCATTCAGTTTTCATGTTCTTATCTGACCTTATTGTGATAAGCAAATTTGGATTTTGCAGATGATGTGAGTCTGTTAATGGTGCTAATTGACACGAACCCATTCTTTTGGAACTCGGCTCAATCCACGCTACCCTTCTCCAAGTTCTTGACTCATGTAATTTCCTTTACCGAGTGTAGTTTCATCACTTCATGTAAACAACATCATGGTTTGTGCTTTATATGCAAATTTGATATATGAATGGAGTTTTCTTTGCAGCATTCTTGAATTCTATATTTATAGTTCAATAGGTAAAGCAGGTAATGGGATATTTTTCTATGCAGGTACTTGCATTTTTGAATTCTATACTTCTGCTGAATCAGATGAATCAAGTGGTTGTCATTGCAGCTGGTTATAATTCTTGTGGTTACATATTTGATTCATCAGACCCACAGAACCAAAATAAACGGGCAGAGGATTTACTGCATAAATTGGAGGAATTTGTGGACAATGACCAGGAACTCTGTCGTGAAGAGTCTGTGGATGGCCCAGGGTTCTCACTGCTATCTGGTTCCCTCTCAATGGCGCTTTGCTGTATCCTATTCTTCCTTTTCATTGATAGCGATGCATGGATGTTCAGCTCAATTATGCTAATGTTCTCTTGTAGTGGTTGTCTATTTTAATATTGTATTATTTGATTCCCATGACTTTGAGACCAAATAGATATTCAGAGGGTCTTTCGAACAGTGCCACTTCATCCTCAGCCACGGGTAAGTGTACGGTGGAGTAGCTACTGAAGACATATTGCATTATTAATTGGGAAGaatagaataataaaaaattgatgaaGTAATAAGACTTTAGCTTTTGTTTCGCTCTGATGCAAATTTTCTTACTCCACTAAAAATCAAGATTAATCGTTCAAACTCCAGTTGGACTAGATATAAGGTGCGCTGAGAATCTTGACAGCAAAGTCACATTTCACCCTGTAGTAACTTCTCCCTGTCCAATGCCTCACATCCCTTATCCTTCCTCAACCTAACCAGTCGCTGAATGCCTTGTAAATACACCAGCATTAGTTCTTTGAATGATTTATGTTTGCACTAGTCCTTTTTTCTTAACTAAGATCTTGTATTCATTTCCTAGTTTTGTCAAATCTTACATAATTTCTAAAGTCTAAGTAAATATACTATTGCAGATATTATGCTTACATGGATCTCCAGATGGACCTGGACAGTATGTACTTATTTTTTCCTTCATGAATCTAAAAAGAGTACTTTTGCCTTAGTTAGTCCCCCGTGCTGACTCTTTGTTCCCTGCAGATATGTAGCTATCATGAATTCAATTTTCTCTGCTCAGCGATCAATGGTACGTTTTCTATTCTCAGTTTTCGTTTAATAAATCCATTCTTAATTTAATCAACATGTAATCAAGTAATAAAGAAATTTCTTTTGCTTGCTAtatgaagagaaaaagaagcaaaTTGTATTTGGACCTTTTGTATATTCTGTGTATTTTTGTCATCTTCCATGGGCTTACTATGGATCCTGTGAATCCATCTGTCTCTCTATGGTTATCGTATTGCTTGGTGATGAAAATCAAGGCAAACTACAGGTTGACTGCGTCAATATCTCATGTTTTTTTAACAGAAAAACCTACCGCCATTACTTTTCATATTCTTGGCCATAAGGAACAATCTTACATCATTAGTATTGAGCATAACGTTGAATTTGATGTAGAAGCTTCATCAGTCCCATGAAATATGGATGCTATTGATACCTAAATCATGGTAGTGTAGAAATTCTGTATCATATGGTATTCTTTTAAGTAATATACTTGCACGATGGCAGTAAGTTTACCTAAGAATTTAAAAAAGCACAAGAGTGGGGTTATTCTTATGCTCTTTTTGCCAAACCCTTGGATGGGGTTTCCTAACAGAAGTTCTCATCGATGCTGATTGAAAAAACTATACAAGCCTATTACCTTAGGTACATGTTTGAGATAGATAAAAGGAAACCAGCCTAATTAAGGAATGTATGATCAGAAGTACAAATATTAAGTATCATAAGCTATCCATCATTCCTTTATTCATCTCTGCACATTGGCCTTGATTTTCATCACCCAACAATGCAATAACCAAAAATATCTCTTAGATCATTGGCCAATTTTCTCTACATCTATCCCTGTTTCAGGTTCCTATAGATTCATGCGTGCTGGGAGCTCAACACTCTGCTTTCCTGCAGCAGGTAGCGTATCCATTAGAtgatatcaatttatttattaacttATGTAATTATAAAATAACAATGCTGAGCTTCTCTTTTTTGCATTTTGGTAATAACGTGCATAATTTTCGACAGGCTTCTTATATAACTGGTGGTGTATATCTGAAGCCGCAGATATTCGACGGCCTGTTTCAGTATCTTTCGGTAATTACATTTCCATATTGGCATA is part of the Salvia splendens isolate huo1 chromosome 6, SspV2, whole genome shotgun sequence genome and encodes:
- the LOC121808655 gene encoding general transcription and DNA repair factor IIH subunit TFB4-like isoform X2 yields the protein MTPVSSKLYADDVSLLMVLIDTNPFFWNSAQSTLPFSKFLTHVLAFLNSILLLNQMNQVVVIAAGYNSCGYIFDSSDPQNQNKRAEDLLHKLEEFVDNDQELCREESVDGPGFSLLSGSLSMALCYIQRVFRTVPLHPQPRILCLHGSPDGPGQYVAIMNSIFSAQRSMVPIDSCVLGAQHSAFLQQASYITGGVYLKPQIFDGLFQYLSTVFATDLHSRYFLQLPKPAGVDFRASCFCHKNTIDMGYICSVCLSIFCKHQKKCSTCGSVNHQKGYI
- the LOC121808655 gene encoding general transcription and DNA repair factor IIH subunit TFB4-like isoform X1, translated to MTPVSSKLYADDVSLLMVLIDTNPFFWNSAQSTLPFSKFLTHVLAFLNSILLLNQMNQVVVIAAGYNSCGYIFDSSDPQNQNKRAEDLLHKLEEFVDNDQELCREESVDGPGFSLLSGSLSMALCYIQRVFRTVPLHPQPRILCLHGSPDGPGQYVAIMNSIFSAQRSMVPIDSCVLGAQHSAFLQQASYITGGVYLKPQIFDGLFQYLSTVFATDLHSRYFLQLPKPAGVDFRASCFCHKNTIDMGYICSVCLSIFCKHQKKCSTCGSVFGQAQTQNSSTTPDRKMKMPVDG